The Elaeis guineensis isolate ETL-2024a chromosome 3, EG11, whole genome shotgun sequence region GGCCACCGCCAGTGCCAGCGCCAAGCGGAGAACCGCCGATCCTCCAATTCCTGGTTCCATGATTCACACAaggacaaaaagaaaaaattggatgctctcttttcttttcgtTTCTCCTTCTCCGCTCCTATACTCGGATTGGATCTGGAGCCGATGGGGAGATCGAAGAGGAAATACGAAAACAGATTGAAGATTGCGGCGTTGCTGAGAATGTGAGACCCGAACGCCAGCAGAAAAGAAATACGCCGTTCGTTGCTGCCACGCGAACGCATGCACGGTGGGCTGGATTCGCTAGAACTGGCCTGATCCAAGGCTGTGCTTTGGGTTGGGCTTTTCTATGGGGGCAAGGCTTTATTTCGGTTTGTTaacattgatttgatttaagttAGGTTGTGTTGGAGGTCAAGGCTTTGGGTGGGGTAACGTGAACGGATCCGGACTCGGCACCTCGAGCTCAAGAAAGCCATCCTGGTTAGAAATTATGGATTCAGGTTGGGATTGGATCAAGCCGGATAAGCCCGGACTTGTGTTGGAGTCCCGGACAAGGGCTGGAGTCAAGTGCTATCACGTTAGATTGGGTTTTGATTCCTCCTAACCGGAACTTGAATCCATTAGATGATTTTGGTTTATGTTTTAGTCCAGACCCTATCGATCAAATGGTTGGATTAGCTTCAGCTTCATGTCTGTGTGGTAGATTTGTCGTGAGATCTATTGAATCTACAAGTCAGATCCAAAGTCTATTGTCTAATATCTTGCTTGACTTTCACTTAATTTGGACTAATTGTGAATTGAGTCCAAGTCCGGATGACAAAAAACAATTGACGAATGTGATAGCTTCAAAGTGTAATGATTGGCTTTGATAAGAAGAGTTTGTAGCTGCCGCCTGATGAGCATACTGAAGTTTACGTAACTGGCTCGCAGAAATCTTGTGGAAACAAGCTAAAGAGAGAACTACTTCAATCACTAATCTCGTGAGAATGGATGCCCATATGCTATTTTATAGGTTATAGTTTCGGGTATCCAAGCCCATGCCATTTTGACTCATGACTGGTAATTTGGcaagtatttttaatttttattttttggcggGGGTGGGGGGTGGTGTAGAAAAGAAGCTATAGCTTCATTACAAGATGAAAAAGATACACATAGTTTTCAAGTACAAGATAACAATTGGCACAACACAAAAATATACAAAACATCCATCAACAGGTGACCATCCATACAAAATCAATCAAACAGGAAGTCTAGCAGCCCAATGCTGAAATTTAAAAGAAAGGCCGACTGTGCTCCACGCCCAGTAGCTTTGTTGAATAAACATCACAGCAGGTGAAATAGGATCATTAATTAGGGAGCAATATTTAAGACGCCACAGTTTATACCCGTAATTAAATATTGCTCCCTTATTAACATGCGTTCAGTAAGCAGGCCGTTGAAGTTTGTGAGAGCAAGACGTTGAGTATTGCCCAAAAATGCCAGGTTTATAACCTGCGCACAGAACAAAATCATGAATTTTAAGACGTTTAGCTAGTGAAAAACCCGCAATAAATGGGGGGAGGACATTCCTTGTTTTTGCTCTACCCAGCCCACCATGCAGGCGTTCGCGTGGCAGCAACGAACGGCGTATTTCTTTTCCGCTGGCGTTCGAGTCTCACATTCTCAGCAACGCCGCAATCTTCAGTCGGTTTTCGTATTTCCTCTCTGATCTTCCCATCGGCTCCAGATCCAATCCGAGCACAGGAGCGGAGAAGGAGAAacgaaaagaaaagagagcatcCAATCTTTTCTTTTTGTCCTTGTGTGAATCATGGAGCCAGGAATTGGAGGATCGGCGGTTCTCCGCTTGGCGCTGGCCCTAGCGGTGGCCTCTCTCTTGGCCTCGCCCACCCGATCCCTCCACTTCGACCTCCAATCGGGCAAACCCAAGTGCATCACCGAGGACATCAAGCTCCGCGCCATGGCCGTCGGCAAGTACACCGTCGTCAAACCCGACGGCTCTAGCACACTTCCCGACTCCCACCGCATCACCGCCCGGGTACAATAACGAACCCTATAGTTCCCATCTCTCCTCAATCCCAAATCATCGTATATTCTAATCTGATCTGACCTATTTTCCTCGTTTTAAttctattatatatttttttaattattgtttGGAATTTATTCAGATTTCGTCGCCCAATGGGAATGTCATCCACTCCGCGGAAAAAGTGGAGTCGGGGCATTTTGCTTTCAATGCGTTGGAGGCTGGGAATTACTTGGCGTGCTTTGGGACGCCTGTCCACGAGCCGCCCGTCACGGTGACGCTCGATTTGGACTGGAGGACCGGCGTCGCCACCAAAGACTGGACAAATATTGCTAAGAAGGAGCATCTTGATGTAAGTAACTTATTTGatgttttgaaaattttatcGTCAATGATTTTCTATTCTCTTGAATAAAATTTTACGTCTCAATGAGACGAATTCAGGATCTAAAATCTATCCATGCAAGAAGGGAAGtaggaaagagaaaaataaaaaaaaataaagaaagaaaaaaaaaaaagaaagaaaatgagaagaaaaatgagaaaaataaaggataagagaagaaaaaaatgagaaaaagaaagatagaagaaaagaaagaacaaaaaaaaaaagaaaaaaaaaagaaaatagaatgaaagaaaggaaaaaagaaagggagagagatagAAGATATCTGTTGAGGTGCATGATACAGACTGTTATTCCGTCCATGAAGAAAATAAGACATCTTATTTCCATGGAATTTAAAACCTGTATCGCTTTATAATCAGTTATCAAACAACaacaacagaaaaaaaaagaCTATCGGTTGTGGGATCTTATCATGCTATTGAATAGTTATTTTAAATTAAGACACCACCTCATCTGCACACACATCTATGATTGCAAGCGCATGCGCGCACACACAAAGAGCATAGAAAACAAGAATTTCTTAaatagatgaagaagaaaataaaagtcaCCTGATTTTCTCCTCTAGTTCATAGAAGCTATTTTAGTATTATGATGCCGCATAACTATTGTGTACAATGTGATATATTGATAATGAATTGTGCCACAATCAAAGAAGTGCAATGAGATGATGCCAATTTGGCTTCCCACTCTTTGCTGTTGTTGTTTCCTGAGGGATGTTGTTGCTGGTTTGGATCTTTATGCATATTATTCCCATAGGAAGTATAATGTGAAAAATTCCATAGTTCTTTAGAGTCCTCACATGGGCCTACATCGTTTTATGTCTTTGATCAAGATATCTTTGTTTTAACATGGTAAATCTACAGTTCCTTTTTCTGTGGTTGTCTGTGCTAGCTATCTACCGCTGATAAGTGTCAAAATTATAAGATGAGCATATCATTCAAGTCAAAATGGATTATTTTAATGGGCCAATGATATGCTGAATTAAGCATTGTAAGCTTAGTCATTGGGATGGTGATATTGCAAGACTTCTCGCATATGAATATCAGATAAATGATCAGTATTTTGGAGTCCTCTATCTACTTTCATTTTATTGGAAGACTTTGTACAGGCAAAACTCATGTTCTATTTTGACGATGAAGTTTCCTTTAGTAGATAAATATGATCTCTTAGATCATCGTAAGTAACATGGTAGTTTGGCATGATTATAGAAAATGTGTTCCTTGACTGTCTAGACAGTCTATGGAGGGGCTGCTAGGCAGTTGCTTTAACTTTATACTGTCGATGTTTTTCATATTTATTGGTACCATCTTTCTTTATAGTAGTTGGGTTGAGAATTTGTTTGACAAACTCAAGTTTTATATCTGGTTCTATTCCATGTAGGGAGCATGTTGATTTCTTGTAGGGATTGAAATCAACATGAGAATAGTTTTCAAGCAAATCCATTTCCCCGGTGAACTTGTTCCGACAAACCTGGACAGGGTGGGCTGATTTTTGAATTAGAGCATGATGGATTGGTCTAACATAAGTCAATCTAAATTTgaactattttcataaaatttagatttgaatctatcCAATTTACTTCACCATTGTAATTAGCTGAGTTCATGAAGTGTGATGAACCACCAATCTAAAAGATAAGACCTATGATAGGTGGAGATCTGAAATAATATTATGAAATCTGAATCTATCCTCCTCTTGCTTTCTGAACTTATGGCATAATGAGATCTACTAAATATCAAGGACACAAGTTCCCATGGGAAATCCTATGGGACACCAAAACACAGGGTACCATCCCTATGTGTCGGGATCGGATCATCTTGCCATTGTCCCAGTATCCCGATTGGCATATCTTGGGATATCCTCTATCTTAAGTATTTGGATAGGTCAGGGGACGGTACCTCATTCTATTCCATGCAAAAATCAAGACAATTTTGTTCcattagatttaaaatcttgctaaaaaatttttcaatcaggATATTTCGAGATTTCTTTTCTATAAGAAAAGTAAGAAAAGAGATAGATGAGATACTTACAAATATTTGTTGACAAGACGTAGGACTCATTAAAGTAGCAAATTCATATCTCtataagaccctacatagaaaaatatcaaaatctatTCAAAACACAAAAGAAAGTGGAGGGCACCTGATAGATTTCTATATCCAAGCAGGGAGCACATACCCTACAACTAGTTGACTAAAATCTTTGAAGCAAATTAGTTTTTAAAGTCCTATCCAACAACTAGTTGACTAATAGTCCTTAACTCTATCTCTACTTTATTGGATGGAGTTAAAGCAATAAAAAAGTGGCATCAGTCTCTGCGCAAGCAAAAGTTTTTTTGTggtaaaagtttctaaaaatttattcatatttactAAAGTCTTTGATAAAAAAGTCAAGTATCTTCATATTATCAAATTGAACTTCATGTACTGGAATTTTTTTCCCTCTAGGTCCTGTCAAGTTTGTCTTTGATTCAAATCCAGAGTTCCACTATAAATAATGTTCCGTTTTGAATTaatttattctacgaatgtaatACTGAAGTAATTTACAAATTTCAAGCAAAACTTTTCTCTCCACATCAGCTTTTACTCCCCTTTTATTGATAGCACCTCTTTATTCCATTATTTAACTTGGAGAAATGGGACTTAAAGAGGCCCGCTGCATTATTTACAAAAGTGCTGCCAATAGATGCATACATTGGCATTGCACCTGTTCCTACTGTACAAAAGGAAACATGGTTTAACTACCatcatttatctaaaataaaGAATATGCGATGAGGTTATGATACAGGATGGTGCAAAAGATTTTCGAAATAGCAATTTTTGGAGGCTAGTATTGCTTTATGTTAGGAAGGAAAACATGGGGGCTTGTTTTTATATTCTGGCATTACTAAACAAATAAGGATAAGGCGAAAATCAAAAGATGATATCATATTGACTCAGTTGATTTATATGATAGTGTTGTTTAAGATATGCCTaagcaaaaagatatttttgtatCATGTGGCATTACCAGTAACTTCTAACATGCGGCAAGCTACAGTAAGGTTTAGTGATGCAGCAAGAATGGAATTCTAGCAAGAATAGAAGAGGTTATATCAAAAAAAGCATAAAACCAAATTAGGAGATAAGAATGACGGTTGCATATGGTGCATCGCCGGGCAATCTTGGAAGGTAATGTAGATTATATTCCAGATAGATTGCTACCAATTAAATTGCTATTAATATTGGTTACTATGTTTAGTACATGCAGATAATATTAacgtaaaattactgaaaattttgat contains the following coding sequences:
- the LOC105041770 gene encoding transmembrane emp24 domain-containing protein p24delta7 — its product is MEPGIGGSAVLRLALALAVASLLASPTRSLHFDLQSGKPKCITEDIKLRAMAVGKYTVVKPDGSSTLPDSHRITARISSPNGNVIHSAEKVESGHFAFNALEAGNYLACFGTPVHEPPVTVTLDLDWRTGVATKDWTNIAKKEHLDVMQLELFKLRDTIQSIHDEMFSLRSREEEMHEMNIITTFGMAWLSLLSLVVCLSVAGLQFWHLKTFFERKKLL